One window of the Endomicrobium proavitum genome contains the following:
- a CDS encoding autotransporter strand-loop-strand O-heptosyltransferase — MPEQEKNTSQNINQEKTAQDAPKHMGVAGQNVFFAPPQIVTASAVPQGADAPNVALKDPFFAPPPAVPTQEGPLGIKFDFNDGCRVLLPKGQWHVQIEDAESGNIIFICDVDEGWVVSTKKYYIPFVIKVWKRGEPNPVFMHELNLTGKEVVLKFPVGTVGDTVGWLPYAEKFYLKHKCATELTMGKDMVDIFAAQYPNIQFSAMPGKVRYEKPYATYKMGLFFRGDKNNQPIDFRQVGLHRTAGYILGVDPTEEPPKVNLSYERKIKEPYVVIATKASSLPKMWNNGHGWDIVCKYLKFLGYRVLAIDREYIFGQNFTYQQVPRDAEDFTGNKPLAERIELLQHADFFVGLSSGLSWLAWASKIPVVMISGFTLPICEWNNPYRVFNSHGCNGCWDDVNENFDHKDFFWCPKHKGTDRQFECTRLITGKQVVGHIDRLMKDKNIAAPKDRK, encoded by the coding sequence ATGCCAGAACAAGAAAAAAACACGTCGCAAAATATAAATCAGGAAAAAACGGCGCAAGACGCGCCCAAACATATGGGCGTAGCAGGGCAAAACGTATTTTTTGCGCCGCCGCAAATAGTTACGGCGTCAGCCGTACCGCAAGGGGCGGACGCGCCAAATGTTGCGCTGAAAGATCCGTTTTTTGCGCCGCCGCCGGCAGTTCCAACGCAAGAAGGACCGCTTGGAATAAAGTTTGACTTTAACGACGGCTGCCGAGTACTTTTACCCAAAGGGCAGTGGCACGTGCAAATAGAAGACGCCGAATCGGGCAATATAATTTTCATATGCGATGTTGACGAAGGGTGGGTTGTAAGCACAAAAAAATATTATATTCCGTTTGTAATAAAAGTATGGAAACGAGGCGAGCCCAACCCTGTGTTTATGCACGAATTAAATTTAACGGGCAAAGAAGTTGTATTAAAGTTTCCGGTGGGCACAGTGGGCGATACGGTCGGCTGGCTGCCATACGCGGAAAAGTTTTACTTAAAACACAAATGCGCAACAGAACTTACAATGGGCAAAGATATGGTAGATATATTTGCGGCGCAGTATCCCAACATACAGTTTAGCGCAATGCCCGGAAAAGTCCGTTACGAAAAACCGTATGCCACATATAAAATGGGATTGTTTTTCAGAGGGGATAAAAATAACCAGCCGATAGATTTCAGACAAGTGGGTTTGCACAGAACGGCAGGATATATATTGGGAGTAGATCCAACGGAAGAGCCGCCGAAAGTGAATTTGAGTTACGAAAGAAAAATAAAAGAGCCGTATGTTGTAATAGCCACAAAAGCGTCAAGCTTGCCGAAAATGTGGAACAACGGGCACGGGTGGGACATAGTCTGCAAGTATTTGAAGTTTTTAGGATACAGGGTTTTAGCAATAGACAGGGAGTATATTTTCGGACAGAACTTCACATATCAGCAAGTTCCAAGGGACGCGGAAGATTTTACGGGCAACAAGCCGCTTGCGGAAAGAATAGAGTTATTGCAGCACGCGGATTTTTTTGTTGGATTGTCGTCGGGTTTAAGCTGGCTGGCGTGGGCAAGCAAAATTCCGGTAGTAATGATAAGCGGTTTTACGCTGCCGATATGCGAGTGGAATAACCCGTACAGAGTATTTAACAGCCACGGCTGCAACGGTTGCTGGGACGACGTGAATGAGAATTTTGATCACAAAGATTTTTTCTGGTGCCCCAAACACAAAGGAACAGACAGACAATTTGAGTGCACGCGCTTAATAACAGGAAAACAAGTAGTAGGGCATATAGACAGATTGATGAAAGATAAAAACATAGCAGCGCCAAAAGACAGAAAGTAA
- a CDS encoding autotransporter outer membrane beta-barrel domain-containing protein codes for MSIKKEKLFGTKQPQEFSPLENYPVSSSAYLASDEYVSSSFSSACRGPVITRFFNGGKKIVQTVALTAMLAQNFAPYAHGAFTSNVNSGDVVSGEAVLSGTQNVYNGGVTVDILIKNYGNQYVYSGGIASNTYVGSTGTQYVSGGTTLNIIALNYALLYLQSGGYASGVSFKNGGAMYISSASADNTSFVSGVQYVSSGGVASNNTFDVYGSQGVDGGSAYNNSFYNSYINQSVYSGIASGNYFFYSRENGGQGQTVQYASVLNNSFYGQYASQSIYSSGYASGNYYTNFGYQQVSNYASALDTYFGASATQTLYSSAYASKTVFNAGGYQNVSAYASAVDNVLQGGMYSSAYYQSYVSAYQSVYSGGQVYSTVLNAGAYSYLASFAFAQSTTINASASQYVASYASSFDTIISGQSAGQTLANYAVASNTLINDLALQVVSSAASAYSTTINSGGMLAVLSGARAYNVNQSSGGLISTIVDRYGYGTYISGSNASGVFWLSGSSTYNFDLYGGVYTSVSSGSVYSYIKQGQLTVLSGGTANSTTVNNFGGLYVYSSGSAINTVQNSGGNIYVSVQAGLADYVSGVNASGQAFWLSGGTASNFILYSGGSQYVGRYGSTVNATINSGGLLYVAPDGSAIGVTQSSGGDLIFTLSNNNSNYISGTNQDGATMYLSGSSASGFIFNSGGFAAVNTGGTITDTTVNSGGRLDVSGGTSLVTASNIIQSSGGNINVNIVSNNGYNSLFVSGSNDNGTFYASDGYASGFVLYSGGFLGVSSGGIMENTILSGGSIALSGGSLLNVSQLAGNISVYFSSGDSSTYISGVNQYGNLLYYSGGTGSGFTFNSGIWMYASGSGVSLYDVTVNSSAYFSAYSGASVVGIKVNSGGNFMVSEVVGYDSSTYVSGENQFGSKLYYASGVGSGFVLSAGNSLYVSSGGKIYDTLIEGKYDSDYGYISSAYVSMYSGSAINTVINAYASMGFYSAYLSNTIVNSGGVISGGTANLYNTKINGGYVSVGSANMKNTEVNGGWFYVSSGNYYDTVLNGSSLLSYYSANVIDLQVNSGALVIGGSGNVVNAQINSGGSVEASAGTYTGTKIAYGGYQYLNYAIVDFSGTVNGIQLLNSATIGISTTVNSGGSQILNYSASAIDVTLNGGYQYVGGGATAANATVNSGGVQYVEVEGTAMRTTVNAGGVQSVNIFATAEDTTVNAGGRMQIKKGSFITEKTKINAGGTLDGYSFDIEDVTLNGGKWINAGQATVRDLTINGGVLDMRKQSFAPEFTNFKVANLSANNGIIDMSVTLNSDGSPADLLIIDDSFAGKALIRVHNTGGAGDETFADGIQLVDGGAILAGDGTFGLVGGKYDVGGWEYKLYRGGLDGISNPNAWFLRSGVMPNYTDMFRTIANVPIINVVLAKTGMNSLEKRLGDLRAANNGDNTQGVWVRTYGKQAQVNDLIKTDLTLFGAEAGYDYLISSDGFNKLYLGVMAGYMLADSIKTKQATGSYSKGNGESPSAGAYLSYVAGNGWFVDATARNFWTKLDMTNIASDGTELMFKPERNIFAASVEVGKTFTSKLSDNSYLRIEPKAELQYYKANGNQTDVSNGVGSIVYDDADYFNGKLALLLGLTKIKTNGLIFEPYVEVAYNNEFAGKGDISYGGADYKSDLSGGNFEGSLGLNVNLAKGTYIYAQATYENGQKVDAIGANLGIRYGFGSTAAAEKQQPAKKIQTDVNNVNAAAVGVEESGTEKITAVQKTVNSQGKTYSRDFYFATINFDHGKSDINHKSADIVRSAAEKIRQLQYNYVVIEGHTDSTGDFKHKQELSRTRAKAVRDMLIGAGIPVGKIVTIGYGDSQLKNVDSQGEAQNRKVDITIR; via the coding sequence ATGAGTATAAAAAAAGAGAAATTATTTGGGACTAAACAGCCTCAAGAATTTTCGCCTTTAGAAAACTATCCGGTATCATCGTCCGCCTATTTGGCGTCCGACGAATATGTATCTTCGTCGTTTAGCTCGGCGTGCAGAGGACCGGTTATTACCAGATTTTTTAACGGCGGCAAAAAGATTGTGCAAACCGTAGCTCTTACGGCAATGCTCGCCCAAAATTTTGCCCCTTACGCCCACGGCGCTTTCACTTCAAATGTAAATAGCGGCGATGTTGTATCAGGAGAAGCAGTATTAAGCGGTACCCAAAACGTTTATAACGGCGGAGTAACGGTTGATATTTTAATTAAAAATTACGGCAATCAGTATGTTTACTCCGGTGGAATCGCTTCTAACACATATGTGGGCAGCACCGGAACTCAATACGTTTCCGGCGGCACGACGCTTAACATAATAGCATTGAACTATGCTCTGTTATATTTACAGTCCGGCGGATACGCTTCGGGCGTAAGTTTTAAGAATGGCGGCGCTATGTATATCTCGTCGGCAAGCGCTGACAACACTTCTTTTGTAAGCGGCGTGCAGTATGTTTCTTCCGGAGGTGTAGCAAGCAACAACACGTTTGACGTTTACGGTTCTCAAGGCGTTGACGGCGGCAGCGCATATAATAATAGTTTTTATAACTCTTATATCAATCAAAGCGTATATTCCGGTATTGCTTCGGGAAATTATTTTTTCTATTCAAGAGAGAACGGCGGACAAGGGCAAACTGTGCAATACGCTTCTGTGCTCAATAATTCTTTTTACGGGCAATACGCTTCGCAGTCTATCTATTCCAGCGGTTATGCTTCAGGCAACTATTATACAAATTTTGGATATCAACAAGTTTCCAACTATGCAAGCGCGTTAGATACTTATTTCGGCGCTTCTGCAACCCAAACTCTTTACTCTTCCGCATACGCTTCTAAAACTGTTTTCAACGCGGGAGGGTATCAAAATGTGTCCGCATATGCTTCGGCGGTTGACAATGTTTTGCAAGGCGGTATGTATTCAAGCGCTTACTATCAAAGTTATGTAAGCGCGTATCAAAGCGTATATTCCGGCGGGCAAGTTTACAGCACGGTTCTTAATGCCGGCGCGTATAGTTATCTTGCAAGCTTTGCGTTTGCGCAGTCAACTACAATAAACGCAAGCGCAAGCCAGTATGTGGCAAGTTATGCGTCTTCTTTCGATACAATTATTAGCGGACAAAGCGCCGGCCAAACTTTGGCAAACTATGCTGTGGCGTCTAATACTTTAATTAATGATTTAGCCTTGCAAGTTGTCAGTTCCGCCGCAAGCGCCTATTCAACTACAATAAACAGCGGAGGAATGCTTGCTGTCTTGTCTGGCGCAAGAGCTTATAATGTAAACCAATCCTCAGGAGGTTTAATAAGCACAATAGTTGACAGATACGGATATGGCACTTATATTTCAGGAAGTAACGCTTCCGGAGTTTTTTGGCTTTCGGGAAGTTCGACGTATAATTTTGATCTTTACGGAGGCGTATATACTTCGGTATCCTCCGGTTCCGTATATTCATATATAAAACAAGGGCAGCTTACCGTATTATCCGGCGGTACGGCTAACAGCACTACAGTTAATAATTTTGGAGGGTTGTATGTTTACTCGTCAGGGTCGGCTATAAATACCGTGCAAAATTCCGGCGGGAATATTTATGTAAGCGTTCAGGCAGGACTGGCGGATTATGTTTCCGGAGTGAATGCTTCCGGACAAGCTTTCTGGCTTTCAGGCGGCACGGCAAGCAACTTTATACTTTATTCCGGCGGAAGTCAGTATGTGGGGCGTTACGGTTCTACCGTAAACGCAACGATAAACAGCGGCGGACTTTTATATGTGGCTCCTGACGGTTCGGCAATAGGCGTAACGCAATCTTCCGGCGGGGATTTAATTTTTACATTGAGCAACAATAATTCAAATTATATTTCAGGAACAAATCAAGACGGCGCAACAATGTATTTGTCGGGAAGTTCGGCGTCAGGTTTTATATTTAACTCCGGCGGCTTTGCAGCCGTGAACACGGGCGGAACGATTACCGATACAACAGTAAATTCCGGCGGCAGGCTTGATGTTTCCGGCGGCACTTCTCTTGTTACGGCATCTAATATAATTCAAAGTTCCGGCGGTAATATTAATGTAAACATTGTGTCTAACAACGGATATAATTCTCTGTTTGTTTCCGGCTCAAATGACAACGGAACGTTTTACGCTTCCGACGGTTATGCGTCCGGTTTTGTATTGTATAGCGGCGGCTTTTTAGGAGTTTCTTCCGGCGGTATTATGGAGAACACAATACTTAGCGGCGGCTCTATTGCTCTTTCCGGCGGTTCGCTTTTAAATGTAAGCCAGTTAGCCGGCAATATCAGCGTTTATTTCTCAAGCGGCGACAGTTCAACTTATATTTCCGGAGTAAATCAGTATGGCAATTTATTGTATTACTCCGGCGGCACGGGCAGCGGTTTTACGTTTAACTCGGGTATTTGGATGTACGCATCGGGTAGCGGAGTTTCTCTTTATGACGTTACCGTTAACTCTTCGGCATATTTCAGCGCCTATTCGGGCGCGTCGGTTGTAGGCATTAAAGTTAACTCCGGCGGAAATTTTATGGTTTCTGAAGTTGTCGGTTATGACAGCTCTACATATGTTTCCGGCGAAAATCAGTTTGGCAGCAAACTGTATTATGCAAGCGGAGTAGGCAGCGGGTTTGTGCTTAGCGCAGGTAACAGTTTATATGTTTCTTCCGGCGGGAAAATTTATGATACTTTAATTGAAGGCAAATATGACAGCGATTACGGATATATTTCATCAGCATATGTTTCAATGTATAGCGGCAGCGCAATAAATACGGTAATTAACGCCTATGCCTCAATGGGATTTTACAGCGCATATTTATCTAATACAATAGTTAATTCCGGCGGAGTAATTTCCGGCGGAACCGCTAATTTGTATAACACAAAAATTAACGGCGGATACGTTTCAGTGGGTTCCGCAAATATGAAAAACACCGAAGTTAACGGCGGATGGTTTTATGTTAGCAGCGGAAATTATTACGATACTGTTCTTAACGGAAGTTCTTTGTTAAGCTATTATTCCGCAAATGTAATAGACTTGCAGGTAAATTCCGGAGCGCTTGTCATAGGCGGGTCGGGAAATGTTGTAAACGCTCAGATAAATTCCGGCGGTTCTGTTGAGGCTAGCGCCGGAACCTACACCGGAACTAAAATTGCATACGGCGGATACCAATATTTAAACTATGCAATTGTTGATTTTTCGGGAACGGTTAACGGAATTCAGCTTTTAAATTCTGCCACAATAGGAATAAGTACAACGGTTAACTCCGGCGGTTCTCAAATTTTAAATTACTCCGCCAGCGCAATAGACGTTACTCTTAACGGCGGATATCAGTATGTAGGCGGTGGGGCTACAGCGGCAAATGCTACAGTCAATTCCGGCGGCGTGCAATATGTAGAAGTAGAAGGCACAGCAATGCGTACAACCGTAAATGCCGGAGGAGTTCAATCGGTTAATATATTTGCGACTGCGGAAGATACCACTGTTAACGCAGGCGGACGCATGCAAATTAAAAAAGGCAGTTTTATAACTGAAAAAACTAAAATTAACGCCGGCGGAACTCTTGACGGATATTCTTTTGACATAGAAGACGTAACTCTTAACGGCGGAAAATGGATTAACGCCGGACAAGCTACCGTTAGAGATTTAACCATAAACGGCGGCGTGTTGGATATGCGTAAACAATCTTTCGCGCCGGAATTTACAAATTTCAAAGTTGCCAATTTGTCTGCAAATAACGGCATAATAGACATGAGCGTTACTCTCAATTCCGACGGGTCTCCGGCGGATTTGCTTATTATTGACGATTCGTTTGCCGGCAAGGCTTTGATAAGAGTCCATAATACCGGCGGCGCAGGCGACGAAACTTTTGCCGACGGAATACAGCTTGTTGACGGCGGAGCAATATTAGCCGGCGACGGAACTTTCGGGCTTGTCGGCGGAAAATACGATGTCGGCGGATGGGAATATAAACTTTACAGAGGCGGGCTTGACGGAATTTCTAACCCTAACGCTTGGTTCCTTCGTTCCGGAGTTATGCCAAATTACACGGATATGTTTAGAACGATTGCCAACGTGCCTATTATAAACGTTGTGCTTGCAAAAACAGGAATGAACTCGCTTGAAAAACGTTTGGGAGATTTGCGCGCGGCAAATAACGGCGACAATACTCAAGGCGTATGGGTAAGAACGTACGGCAAACAAGCGCAGGTTAACGATTTAATAAAAACAGATTTAACGCTCTTTGGCGCGGAAGCGGGCTATGATTATCTTATATCTTCCGACGGGTTTAACAAATTATATTTAGGAGTTATGGCAGGCTACATGCTTGCCGACAGTATTAAAACAAAACAGGCAACCGGCTCTTACAGCAAGGGAAACGGAGAATCTCCAAGCGCCGGAGCTTATTTGTCTTACGTAGCCGGCAACGGCTGGTTTGTTGACGCAACGGCAAGAAATTTCTGGACAAAGCTGGATATGACAAATATCGCTTCAGACGGCACGGAGCTTATGTTTAAACCGGAAAGAAATATTTTTGCCGCAAGCGTTGAAGTAGGCAAAACGTTTACTTCCAAACTGTCCGACAATTCTTACTTAAGAATAGAGCCTAAAGCCGAACTTCAGTATTATAAAGCAAACGGCAATCAAACAGACGTTTCAAACGGCGTAGGCAGCATAGTTTACGACGATGCGGATTACTTCAACGGAAAACTTGCGCTACTTTTAGGGCTTACAAAAATTAAAACAAACGGACTTATTTTTGAACCGTATGTTGAAGTTGCTTATAACAACGAATTTGCCGGCAAGGGCGATATCAGTTACGGCGGCGCGGACTATAAGTCTGACTTGTCCGGCGGAAACTTTGAAGGTTCTTTGGGTTTAAACGTAAATCTTGCAAAAGGAACTTACATTTACGCGCAAGCAACTTATGAAAACGGACAAAAGGTAGATGCTATAGGCGCAAATTTGGGCATACGTTACGGCTTCGGCTCAACTGCTGCGGCAGAAAAACAACAGCCGGCAAAAAAAATTCAGACTGATGTTAATAATGTTAACGCGGCAGCCGTTGGCGTAGAAGAATCCGGAACCGAAAAAATAACGGCTGTTCAAAAAACCGTAAACTCTCAAGGCAAAACCTATTCAAGAGATTTCTATTTTGCCACTATAAACTTTGATCACGGCAAGTCCGACATCAATCATAAATCTGCGGACATTGTCAGATCTGCCGCTGAGAAAATAAGACAGTTGCAGTATAATTACGTTGTAATTGAAGGTCATACCGATTCAACCGGCGATTTTAAACATAAGCAGGAACTTTCAAGAACGCGCGCAAAAGCCGTTCGCGATATGTTAATAGGCGCGGGAATTCCGGTAGGTAAAATAGTAACTATCGGCTACGGCGACAGCCAGTTGAAAAACGTTGATTCTCAAGGCGAAGCGCAAAACAGAAAAGTTGATATTACAATAAGATAG
- the alaS gene encoding alanine--tRNA ligase: MNKPSAKIRAEFLDFFKEQGCKTVPSDSLIPSGDKTLLFTSAGMVQFKQHFLGQSNDTFTRAASCQKCFRTSDIENVGITSRHLTFFEMLGNFSFGDYFKKEAIAWAYEFLTKNMSLPKDKLYFTVYKDDDEAAEIWKKLVPFDRIIKMGEDTNFWNMGDTGPCGPCSEILIDLGEDMSCGKPDCGPACSCDRHLEIWNLVFTQFDKQPDGSLKPLPRKNIDTGMGLERIVAAANGKKSIFETDLFMPIIENAADILKIKAEGKNISKLRMIADHSRAVTFLISDGVLPSNEGRGYVLRRILRRALRAGKLFGYNKPFISDLSDSVFKIMEPAYPELSSKLANIKSIIKIEEEKFLETLESGSNVLNNIINAYQAKKASQLSGEDVFKLYDTYGFPYDLTKEIAAESGLTVDEKGFKRQQKAAQEKSRAAWGGSGEKDVTFYSILHKKTGDTEFTGYNHYTSLSKVLAVIKDSKEVSEIASGDTAEVVFDKTPFYALSGGQSSDKGFILNDNFKAEVIDVVKPIGNLFVHKIKVLDGVLKTGDKVNADINIERRKQIARHHTATHLLHKALREAFGEHITQAGSLVAPDYLRFDFTHFAPVKKEDLIKIENRINAVIRANMPVNIESMDINKARKHGAMALFGEKYGEVVRTVTVVDNDANCNFSMELCGGTHIERTGDIGFFKIVSESSVAAGVRRIEAVAGFAAENYVLNEENNILKTAELLSVSKDEILNKTQKILADYKKLEQELNTFKSSLISADIDNYVKEAKDVNGIKFLTVRVADVDVKSLRDMSDKLKEKLKSAVILIVSKSADKASFIVSVTADNVDKGFNAGKIAKSFAAEIGGSGGGKPDFAQGGAKDLSKIDVAIKNVEKYLK; the protein is encoded by the coding sequence ATGAATAAACCGTCTGCAAAAATTAGAGCTGAATTTTTAGATTTTTTTAAAGAACAAGGCTGCAAAACAGTTCCGTCGGATTCGTTAATTCCGTCTGGCGATAAAACTTTGTTGTTTACTTCCGCCGGAATGGTGCAATTTAAACAGCACTTTTTAGGACAAAGCAACGATACTTTTACCCGCGCGGCAAGCTGCCAGAAATGTTTTAGAACTTCGGATATAGAAAACGTAGGCATAACTTCAAGACATTTAACTTTTTTTGAAATGCTCGGCAATTTCAGTTTCGGAGATTATTTCAAAAAAGAAGCTATAGCGTGGGCTTATGAATTTTTAACAAAAAATATGTCGCTTCCGAAAGATAAACTTTATTTTACGGTGTATAAAGACGACGACGAAGCCGCGGAAATTTGGAAGAAACTTGTTCCTTTCGACAGAATTATAAAAATGGGCGAAGATACAAATTTTTGGAATATGGGCGACACCGGCCCTTGCGGACCGTGTTCTGAAATTTTAATTGATCTCGGCGAAGATATGAGCTGCGGAAAGCCGGACTGCGGGCCTGCATGCAGCTGCGACAGACATCTTGAAATTTGGAATTTGGTGTTTACTCAATTTGATAAACAACCGGACGGTTCTTTGAAACCGTTGCCCAGAAAAAATATTGATACCGGAATGGGTTTGGAAAGAATAGTTGCGGCGGCAAACGGCAAAAAAAGTATTTTTGAAACAGATTTGTTCATGCCTATAATAGAAAACGCGGCGGACATTTTAAAAATTAAAGCCGAAGGCAAAAATATTTCAAAATTAAGAATGATTGCAGACCACTCGCGCGCCGTAACGTTTTTAATTTCCGACGGAGTTTTGCCGTCTAATGAAGGGCGCGGTTATGTTTTGAGAAGAATTTTAAGAAGAGCTTTAAGAGCCGGAAAACTTTTCGGTTACAATAAACCTTTTATATCCGATTTGTCGGATTCCGTTTTTAAAATTATGGAACCGGCTTATCCGGAGCTCTCTTCCAAACTTGCAAACATAAAATCCATAATAAAAATAGAAGAAGAGAAATTTTTGGAAACGCTTGAATCCGGGTCTAACGTTTTAAATAATATTATAAATGCGTATCAAGCTAAAAAAGCTTCGCAGTTAAGCGGCGAGGATGTTTTTAAACTTTACGACACTTACGGTTTTCCTTACGATTTAACAAAAGAAATAGCGGCTGAAAGCGGTTTAACGGTGGACGAGAAAGGTTTTAAACGGCAGCAAAAAGCGGCTCAAGAAAAATCTCGCGCGGCGTGGGGCGGAAGCGGCGAGAAAGACGTAACTTTCTATTCCATACTTCATAAAAAAACCGGCGACACGGAATTTACGGGCTATAATCATTACACGTCGTTATCCAAAGTTTTGGCCGTCATAAAAGATTCAAAAGAAGTTTCTGAAATTGCATCCGGCGATACGGCCGAGGTTGTTTTTGATAAAACTCCTTTTTATGCGCTTTCCGGCGGACAAAGCTCGGATAAAGGCTTTATTTTAAACGATAATTTTAAAGCTGAAGTTATTGACGTAGTTAAGCCTATAGGAAATTTATTTGTTCATAAAATAAAAGTTTTAGACGGCGTTTTAAAAACCGGCGATAAGGTTAATGCCGATATAAACATAGAGCGCAGAAAACAAATTGCGCGTCATCATACCGCTACGCATTTGCTTCACAAAGCGCTTCGCGAAGCTTTCGGCGAGCACATAACGCAGGCCGGTTCTCTTGTGGCGCCGGATTATTTACGTTTTGACTTCACGCATTTTGCGCCGGTAAAAAAAGAAGATTTAATAAAAATTGAAAACAGAATAAACGCGGTAATTCGCGCAAATATGCCCGTAAATATAGAAAGTATGGATATAAACAAAGCCAGAAAACACGGAGCAATGGCGCTTTTCGGAGAAAAATACGGCGAAGTAGTTAGAACCGTTACAGTTGTTGATAACGACGCAAATTGTAATTTCTCCATGGAGCTTTGCGGCGGAACTCATATAGAGCGCACCGGCGACATAGGGTTTTTTAAAATAGTTTCGGAATCTTCCGTGGCGGCGGGCGTAAGAAGAATAGAAGCCGTTGCCGGTTTTGCGGCTGAAAATTACGTTTTAAACGAAGAAAATAATATTTTAAAAACCGCAGAACTTCTCTCTGTTTCCAAAGATGAAATTTTAAATAAGACGCAAAAAATTCTTGCGGATTATAAAAAGCTTGAGCAGGAATTAAATACTTTTAAAAGCAGTTTAATATCTGCGGATATTGACAATTACGTCAAAGAAGCAAAAGATGTTAACGGAATAAAATTTTTAACCGTCCGCGTTGCGGACGTTGACGTGAAATCTTTAAGAGACATGTCGGATAAACTAAAAGAAAAACTTAAAAGCGCGGTTATTTTAATAGTTTCAAAAAGCGCCGATAAAGCCTCTTTTATAGTTTCAGTAACGGCTGACAACGTTGACAAGGGGTTTAATGCCGGCAAAATTGCAAAATCTTTTGCCGCAGAAATAGGCGGCTCCGGCGGCGGAAAACCGGACTTTGCCCAAGGCGGAGCAAAAGATTTGTCAAAAATAGACGTCGCGATAAAAAACGTTGAAAAGTATTTGAAATAA
- a CDS encoding glycine cleavage system protein R encodes MSKYVSLTAIGKDKPGIVGAITKVLYELNCNIEDSTMTILYGQFAMILIIKLPAKFSQKTLSSKLAKLSGLSFSYSKLSSVTDKKTKKQNAFVISVYGADKPGIVYKVSEFLAGKKINITDVQTMASKKTYIMLIEAQFPNALSELKVSKELSALAASLGVTVSLNKAELSRI; translated from the coding sequence ATGTCTAAATACGTTTCTTTAACTGCAATCGGTAAAGATAAACCGGGAATTGTCGGCGCAATAACAAAAGTTTTATACGAGCTTAATTGTAATATTGAAGATTCCACAATGACAATTCTTTACGGGCAGTTTGCAATGATTCTCATTATAAAACTTCCCGCAAAGTTTTCTCAAAAAACTTTGTCTTCAAAACTGGCAAAACTTAGCGGACTTTCTTTTTCCTATTCAAAACTTTCTTCCGTTACGGATAAAAAAACAAAAAAACAAAACGCGTTTGTAATTTCGGTTTACGGAGCCGATAAGCCCGGCATAGTTTATAAAGTAAGCGAATTTTTAGCGGGTAAAAAAATTAACATAACGGACGTCCAGACTATGGCGTCTAAAAAAACTTACATAATGCTTATAGAGGCTCAATTCCCAAACGCTCTTTCCGAATTGAAAGTTTCAAAAGAACTCTCCGCTTTGGCCGCAAGTCTTGGCGTAACGGTATCGTTAAATAAAGCAGAGCTTTCCCGGATATGA
- the def gene encoding peptide deformylase, giving the protein MSVLPIITIPNPLLKQKSLPVENITEEVKELVENMRETMLFHKSCVGIAAVQVAALSRIIIVDVSLAQTPHRSSGLLVMINPVIAYSSGKSSSREGCLSVPDFIGSVTRKKKIEVEYLDINGQKQRLKTEGFEAVCIQHEIDHLDGYVFLDRVTSVKTDVFRR; this is encoded by the coding sequence ATGAGCGTTTTGCCGATTATAACCATTCCCAACCCTTTGCTGAAACAAAAATCTCTTCCGGTTGAAAATATAACGGAAGAAGTTAAAGAGCTTGTTGAGAATATGCGCGAGACAATGCTTTTTCATAAATCTTGCGTAGGCATTGCAGCCGTGCAGGTTGCGGCATTATCAAGAATAATCATTGTAGATGTTTCTCTTGCGCAGACGCCTCACAGAAGCTCGGGGCTTCTTGTTATGATTAATCCCGTTATCGCTTATTCGTCGGGAAAATCAAGTTCTCGGGAGGGGTGTTTAAGCGTTCCTGATTTTATCGGTTCGGTAACAAGAAAAAAGAAAATTGAAGTTGAATATTTGGATATCAACGGGCAAAAACAGCGTTTAAAAACAGAAGGCTTTGAAGCGGTCTGCATTCAGCACGAAATAGATCATCTTGACGGATACGTTTTTTTAGACAGAGTTACTTCGGTAAAAACCGACGTATTTAGAAGATAA